The Flammeovirgaceae bacterium genome contains a region encoding:
- a CDS encoding universal stress protein gives MKKILVPIDFSKTAQTAAEVAAGIAKKAGAELILLHVIEEGSKGSFAVTGEIQFADMEEKLFMLKLIERSKKQMAKFAADPVFNGVNVKPELRIGSPFHGMRTIIAEHKVDLVVMGTTGVSGATEMIIGSNTEKVVRHAKCPVLTIQKKPTRTNFKNIVYATSMSKDEEVFSRIVKRAQAMYDSTIHLVRINTPGNFQRDAVVKKYMQDFAKKLQLKNYTINVFNDVTEEEGIIYFADSIHADMIAMATHGRTGFAHVLAGSIAEDVVNHSKRPVLTFVVKHRK, from the coding sequence ATGAAAAAAATTCTTGTACCTATTGATTTCTCTAAAACGGCCCAGACGGCAGCCGAGGTGGCGGCCGGTATCGCCAAAAAAGCCGGTGCCGAGTTGATATTACTTCACGTTATAGAAGAAGGTTCCAAAGGATCTTTTGCCGTAACCGGTGAGATTCAATTCGCTGACATGGAGGAGAAGTTGTTTATGTTGAAACTCATAGAGCGATCAAAAAAACAAATGGCCAAATTTGCGGCCGACCCGGTGTTTAACGGAGTAAACGTTAAACCTGAATTACGAATCGGGTCTCCTTTCCACGGCATGCGTACCATTATTGCCGAACACAAAGTTGACTTGGTGGTAATGGGAACAACCGGTGTTAGCGGTGCCACCGAAATGATTATTGGCTCAAACACTGAAAAAGTGGTACGCCATGCCAAGTGCCCTGTGCTCACTATCCAGAAAAAACCCACGCGAACGAACTTTAAAAACATCGTTTACGCTACCTCCATGAGCAAGGATGAAGAAGTTTTCTCCCGTATTGTAAAACGCGCCCAGGCCATGTACGATTCAACCATTCACCTGGTGCGCATTAATACACCCGGCAACTTTCAGCGTGATGCCGTAGTAAAAAAATACATGCAGGATTTTGCTAAAAAGCTGCAGTTGAAAAATTACACCATTAATGTGTTTAACGATGTTACCGAGGAAGAAGGTATTATTTATTTTGCCGACAGTATCCATGCTGATATGATAGCGATGGCCACCCACGGCCGCACAGGCTTCGCGCACGTACTGGCAGGCAGTATTGCTGAAGATGTGGTAAACCACAGCAAACGCCCGGTGTTAACGTTTGTAGTGAAGCATCGGAAATAA
- a CDS encoding universal stress protein, translated as MDPVLCALDFSENSPVVLKAAVNLAAHFHTRLIVLYAYRIIPENETIADYRRTIVKKAQENFAQLEKKLGLNGSIPYEFRAEVGFLSDRIKSSVQANRVGFVVIGQRLASEIIEQKGMTLEGFIGQAPVPVLIVPEMQAQP; from the coding sequence ATGGACCCTGTACTTTGCGCACTTGATTTTTCGGAGAATTCGCCTGTTGTTCTGAAGGCAGCTGTTAATCTGGCTGCCCATTTTCATACCCGGCTAATCGTTTTGTATGCCTACCGGATTATTCCGGAAAATGAAACCATTGCCGATTACAGGAGGACTATTGTGAAAAAAGCCCAGGAAAATTTTGCACAACTGGAAAAAAAACTTGGCCTGAACGGTTCGATACCCTATGAATTCCGGGCCGAAGTGGGATTTCTTTCAGACCGGATTAAAAGTTCGGTGCAGGCAAACCGCGTGGGGTTTGTGGTAATCGGGCAACGCCTGGCCTCTGAAATAATTGAACAGAAAGGGATGACCCTGGAAGGATTTATAGGCCAGGCCCCGGTACCGGTTTTGATTGTGCCTGAAATGCAGGCCCAACCTTAA
- a CDS encoding PAS domain-containing sensor histidine kinase — translation MNEQPFKIPFASPETLSEIFQSSAEGILMVDEAGIIRLANKASELMFGYQAGELPGKSLEILLPQRYRAGHVKYRESFRQAPAPRKMGVGRDLLAVRKDGTEFPVEVSLSHHRINNQFIVIAFIIDITERKKAEEAVKRSEEQLLLYAAELERKVRARTDALNKSVEDLERANRFLQEQIAERKKAEEEVKHALERERELNELKSKFVSIASHEFRTPLSTVLSSASLVMQYKEKGDLAKIDKHIQRIKSSVSHLTNILNDFLSLGKLEEGRIDIAKETIPLSELLHEVIEEMKPQLKEKQNLTLQIMGKEKPICTDPKVLRNILFNLISNASKYSEAGKPIAIHVTFWENHFDIAVIDQGIGIPKEDVKHLFERFFRASNAGQVQGTGLGLNIVKRYVELLNGEINFTSQEGKGSTFTIILPTT, via the coding sequence GTGAACGAGCAGCCATTCAAGATACCTTTTGCCTCACCCGAAACGCTGAGCGAAATCTTTCAAAGTTCAGCCGAGGGGATTCTGATGGTGGACGAGGCCGGCATAATCCGGTTGGCTAATAAAGCATCTGAACTTATGTTTGGATACCAGGCCGGTGAACTGCCTGGTAAATCACTGGAGATATTGCTGCCTCAGCGTTACCGCGCAGGGCACGTAAAATACCGGGAGTCGTTCCGGCAGGCACCTGCGCCCCGCAAAATGGGTGTTGGTCGCGATTTGCTGGCTGTTCGGAAAGACGGTACCGAATTTCCGGTGGAAGTAAGCCTGAGTCATCACCGGATAAACAATCAGTTCATCGTAATTGCCTTTATCATTGACATTACCGAACGCAAAAAGGCTGAAGAAGCCGTAAAACGCAGTGAGGAACAATTACTGCTGTATGCTGCCGAACTGGAACGCAAAGTTCGCGCCCGCACCGATGCACTCAACAAATCCGTTGAAGACCTTGAGCGGGCTAACCGGTTTTTACAGGAACAAATTGCCGAACGAAAAAAGGCGGAGGAAGAAGTAAAGCATGCCCTGGAACGCGAGCGCGAATTAAATGAACTGAAAAGCAAGTTCGTTTCCATTGCCTCACACGAATTCCGCACTCCGCTCAGCACGGTACTCAGCTCAGCTTCGCTTGTGATGCAGTACAAAGAAAAGGGCGACCTGGCAAAAATTGATAAACACATACAACGGATAAAATCTTCGGTAAGCCACCTGACCAACATCCTGAATGATTTTCTTTCGCTGGGCAAACTGGAGGAAGGCCGGATTGACATTGCCAAAGAAACGATACCCCTGAGCGAGTTGCTGCACGAAGTTATTGAAGAAATGAAACCCCAGCTTAAAGAAAAGCAGAACCTTACGCTTCAGATCATGGGAAAGGAAAAACCCATATGTACTGATCCAAAGGTGTTACGCAATATACTGTTTAACCTCATCTCCAATGCCAGCAAATACTCCGAAGCGGGCAAGCCCATTGCTATCCACGTTACCTTCTGGGAAAATCATTTCGACATTGCCGTAATCGATCAGGGTATCGGCATCCCGAAAGAGGATGTAAAACACCTGTTTGAACGTTTCTTCAGGGCCAGCAATGCCGGCCAGGTTCAGGGCACAGGGCTTGGCCTGAACATTGTAAAACGGTATGTGGAATTATTAAACGGAGAAATTAATTTTACCAGCCAGGAGGGAAAAGGAAGTACCTTTACCATTATACTGCCAACTACCTAA
- a CDS encoding response regulator: MKKILLIEDNHEVRENTSEILSLANYEVITAENGKVGVDLAQKNMPDLIICDIMMPELDGYGVLHILSKKPETASIPFIFLTAKTEKADIRKGMTLGADDYLTKPFDDTDLLNAVETRLNKVALFKKQYEATASGLNEFIEDAQRVLNLKDLCKDKKTRAFKKKAGIFMEGELPNFIYFLQKGNVKAFRTNADGKEFITNLYTTGDFFGYEPILENTNYTESAVAMEDSELIAIPRHDFLTLLHSHPELSRSFVSLLCKKIEEKESQLLTLAYNSVRQRTAEALLKVHQLKEGELMNVSRDDLAKMVGTASESVIRVLSDFREEGIIDIESGKIKVLYPNKLEQVIKWNVARH; the protein is encoded by the coding sequence ATGAAAAAGATTCTGCTCATTGAGGATAACCATGAAGTCCGCGAAAACACCAGCGAAATACTTTCGCTGGCGAATTATGAAGTAATTACTGCCGAAAACGGAAAAGTTGGCGTTGACCTGGCACAGAAAAACATGCCCGACCTGATCATCTGCGACATCATGATGCCAGAACTCGATGGATATGGTGTATTGCACATCCTTAGCAAGAAACCTGAAACCGCCAGCATTCCGTTCATCTTTCTTACCGCCAAAACCGAAAAAGCCGACATCCGCAAAGGCATGACACTCGGTGCCGATGATTACCTGACCAAACCGTTTGATGACACCGACCTGCTAAATGCCGTGGAGACGCGACTTAACAAAGTGGCTCTCTTCAAAAAGCAGTATGAAGCAACCGCTTCAGGGCTCAACGAATTTATTGAAGATGCCCAGCGGGTTCTGAACTTAAAAGATCTGTGTAAAGACAAAAAAACAAGAGCATTTAAAAAGAAGGCAGGAATTTTTATGGAGGGTGAGCTTCCCAACTTTATCTACTTCTTACAAAAAGGAAATGTAAAGGCCTTTCGTACCAATGCCGATGGTAAAGAGTTTATTACCAATCTTTACACCACGGGGGATTTCTTCGGCTACGAACCGATCCTTGAAAACACCAATTACACTGAATCGGCTGTAGCCATGGAAGACAGCGAACTGATTGCCATACCCCGCCACGATTTTCTTACACTGTTGCACAGTCACCCTGAATTATCGCGGTCTTTTGTATCGCTACTCTGTAAAAAAATTGAAGAAAAAGAATCGCAGTTGCTTACACTGGCCTATAATTCGGTGCGGCAACGAACAGCCGAAGCACTTTTGAAAGTACATCAGCTAAAGGAAGGTGAGTTAATGAATGTATCGCGCGATGACCTGGCTAAAATGGTGGGCACCGCCTCGGAATCGGTAATCCGGGTGCTCTCCGATTTCAGGGAGGAAGGTATTATTGACATTGAAAGCGGCAAGATAAAAGTACTTTACCCTAACAAACTGGAACAGGTAATTAAATGGAATGTGGCCCGGCATTAA
- a CDS encoding sulfite exporter TauE/SafE family protein: MLTAAFILGFTGSLHCIGMCGPLAVQVQAPNNKKLVLNRALYNTGRVVTYSLLGLMAGLFGHLIELSGWQGWLSIMLGLAVLGVLLFKQVERWVLPKTFMAINFLKQGISKFIRQRSAGSAVLMGVLNGFLPCGLVYAAVVLSLVQTNWINSVMVMLAFGLGTVPAMLVTAWLYTNIIGVIPIPVKKIQLVFVGLMAFIMIWRGVSIEGLFAIDKTVLCYPLH; encoded by the coding sequence ATGCTAACTGCGGCCTTTATTCTGGGATTTACAGGCAGCCTCCATTGCATCGGTATGTGTGGCCCGCTGGCTGTGCAGGTTCAGGCCCCAAATAATAAAAAGCTGGTGTTGAACCGGGCGCTGTACAACACGGGTCGGGTTGTTACCTACAGTTTGTTGGGCCTTATGGCTGGTTTATTCGGCCACCTGATTGAACTCAGCGGATGGCAGGGCTGGCTTTCTATTATGCTGGGTTTAGCCGTATTGGGTGTTCTGCTTTTCAAACAGGTTGAAAGATGGGTGTTACCAAAAACTTTTATGGCAATAAATTTTCTAAAGCAAGGTATTTCAAAATTTATTCGTCAGCGAAGTGCAGGCTCGGCCGTGTTGATGGGTGTTCTGAATGGCTTTTTGCCCTGTGGATTGGTCTATGCAGCTGTTGTACTTTCACTGGTGCAAACCAACTGGATTAACAGTGTAATGGTTATGCTGGCATTTGGGCTTGGAACCGTGCCGGCCATGTTGGTTACAGCCTGGTTGTACACCAACATTATAGGGGTTATTCCGATTCCGGTAAAAAAAATTCAACTTGTTTTTGTTGGGCTCATGGCCTTTATCATGATTTGGCGTGGTGTTTCAATAGAGGGGCTATTCGCCATTGATAAAACTGTGCTGTGTTATCCGCTGCATTAA
- a CDS encoding FixH family protein, with protein MNWGKWIIVSFVLFAVFIGSIVAISMRQDVNLVSRTYYQDELAYQQKLDRKNNTEQLLVKPEITFVENAYLKVYFPEARFIEQGELQLFRPSSDKLDQQFKLSASADSVQMFRVSNLRPGAYRVKMEWTMEGKEYYLEKFVVI; from the coding sequence ATGAATTGGGGCAAGTGGATAATTGTTTCGTTTGTGTTGTTTGCTGTTTTCATCGGCAGTATTGTTGCAATTAGCATGCGGCAGGATGTAAACCTGGTATCCAGAACCTATTATCAGGATGAACTGGCGTACCAGCAAAAACTCGATCGTAAAAACAATACCGAACAACTACTGGTTAAGCCAGAAATCACTTTTGTTGAGAACGCCTATTTAAAGGTCTACTTTCCGGAAGCCAGGTTTATAGAACAAGGTGAGTTACAATTGTTCCGGCCATCTTCTGATAAGCTCGATCAGCAGTTTAAATTAAGTGCCTCGGCAGACTCTGTGCAGATGTTTCGGGTTAGTAACCTCAGGCCGGGTGCTTATCGGGTAAAAATGGAATGGACAATGGAAGGTAAAGAATACTATCTTGAGAAGTTTGTAGTAATCTAA
- the ccoG gene encoding cytochrome c oxidase accessory protein CcoG, with the protein MTTDSENFYQYDEEFRNSIATVDEKGKRVWIYPKKPAGQLHNYRIAVTVTLLSIFFAGPFIKIGGQPLLMLNLFERRFVIFGQVFWPQDFFLLALTLITLFVFIILFTVVFGRVWCGWACPQTLFMEMVFRKIEYWIEGDANQQRKLNQEPWTPRKIFKKAGKQVVFILISVIISHTAMAYLIGIEQVKEIVSQPPTEHLAGFIGLVAFTGVFYFVFAWFREQACIAVCPYGRLQGVLLVKDSIVVAYDWLRGEPRGKIKKGETQANRGDCIDCKLCVHVCPTGIDIRNGTQLECVNCTACIDACDEVMVKIGKPKGLIRFASYNSIKDGVKKLFTPRVAGYSVVLTALVGLLSFMIATRSDIETTILKVPGTLFQRTDDGKITNLYNIEFVNKTFDAIELTLKAESPPGVTIRKVGDQEIVVTPGGLYKGVCFIEIPAELVSSAKMVVKVGVYKGGEQIEIVKAKFVGPVHSHRDRVKGGR; encoded by the coding sequence GTGACCACGGATAGTGAAAACTTTTATCAATACGATGAGGAATTCCGGAACAGCATTGCCACGGTCGATGAAAAGGGCAAACGTGTTTGGATATATCCAAAAAAGCCTGCAGGCCAACTTCATAACTACCGCATCGCAGTAACTGTTACCCTACTTAGTATTTTCTTTGCAGGGCCGTTTATAAAAATCGGGGGACAACCCTTGCTTATGCTCAACCTGTTTGAACGCAGGTTTGTCATCTTCGGTCAGGTTTTCTGGCCTCAGGATTTCTTTTTGCTGGCCCTTACGCTCATCACGCTTTTTGTATTTATTATTTTGTTTACAGTGGTATTTGGCCGCGTGTGGTGCGGGTGGGCCTGCCCGCAAACCTTGTTCATGGAAATGGTGTTCAGAAAAATTGAATACTGGATTGAAGGCGATGCCAACCAGCAGCGCAAACTAAACCAGGAACCGTGGACTCCCCGAAAAATTTTTAAAAAGGCAGGCAAGCAAGTAGTCTTTATCCTGATTTCGGTGATCATTTCGCATACGGCAATGGCGTACCTCATCGGGATTGAGCAGGTAAAAGAAATCGTTTCTCAGCCACCCACTGAACACCTGGCCGGCTTTATCGGTCTGGTGGCTTTTACAGGTGTATTTTATTTTGTTTTTGCCTGGTTCAGGGAACAAGCGTGTATTGCGGTTTGCCCGTATGGAAGGCTTCAGGGTGTTTTACTGGTTAAAGACAGTATTGTTGTAGCGTACGATTGGTTGCGCGGAGAACCCCGGGGAAAAATAAAAAAAGGAGAAACTCAGGCAAACCGGGGCGATTGCATCGACTGTAAACTGTGCGTACATGTTTGCCCGACCGGCATTGACATCCGCAACGGCACACAACTGGAATGTGTTAACTGTACGGCTTGCATTGATGCCTGCGATGAGGTGATGGTAAAAATCGGTAAGCCAAAAGGACTTATCCGGTTTGCATCGTACAATTCAATAAAAGATGGTGTTAAAAAATTATTTACACCGCGTGTGGCGGGCTATTCGGTTGTACTTACCGCGCTCGTGGGGTTACTCAGTTTTATGATCGCTACCCGGTCTGATATTGAAACAACTATATTAAAAGTCCCTGGCACATTATTTCAGCGTACGGATGACGGTAAAATCACCAATTTGTATAATATTGAGTTTGTCAATAAAACTTTTGATGCTATTGAATTAACACTTAAGGCTGAATCGCCTCCAGGTGTAACCATCCGTAAAGTTGGCGATCAGGAAATTGTGGTTACGCCAGGGGGGTTGTATAAAGGTGTTTGCTTCATTGAAATTCCGGCCGAATTGGTATCATCTGCCAAAATGGTGGTGAAGGTGGGTGTTTACAAGGGCGGTGAGCAGATAGAAATTGTAAAAGCCAAGTTTGTAGGGCCGGTGCATTCGCATCGCGACCGTGTAAAAGGAGGACGATAG
- a CDS encoding c-type cytochrome, which yields MKKILSLISLFLLGGPLLAQEGTPARSFWSDPLSDPLFPFYVVIAFVFVVALLVIIVAIYMLQVLNVFIRKAEEEKAAQTGKVYVPEPGAWTKFWNWINGYRPIEKESEIMLDHNYDGIKELDNHLPPWWTWLFYGSIVWGAIYLVVYHVTDSLPLMDQEYQNEVAIAEEQKAKLLASQPALAIDENNLVYEADEQIIKNGRQVYVVNCASCHMPDGQGNIGPNLTDEYWLHGGSVTDIYKVIKNGVQEKGMIPWGPVLSPQQIRDVTFYIKSIKGSNPPNPKAPQGELYKEETTPATSEGASM from the coding sequence ATGAAAAAGATACTATCCCTAATCAGTTTATTCCTGTTGGGCGGCCCGCTTTTGGCGCAGGAGGGTACACCCGCCCGAAGCTTCTGGAGCGACCCCTTAAGCGATCCGTTGTTTCCGTTTTATGTTGTGATTGCCTTTGTATTTGTAGTAGCCTTGCTGGTAATTATTGTGGCCATTTACATGCTGCAGGTGTTAAATGTTTTCATCCGCAAGGCCGAAGAGGAGAAAGCTGCGCAAACGGGTAAGGTGTATGTACCTGAACCAGGAGCCTGGACAAAATTCTGGAACTGGATAAACGGCTACCGGCCCATTGAGAAGGAATCAGAAATCATGCTCGACCACAATTACGATGGGATAAAGGAACTGGATAACCACCTGCCGCCCTGGTGGACCTGGCTGTTTTACGGTTCAATTGTTTGGGGGGCTATTTACCTGGTTGTTTACCATGTTACCGACTCGTTGCCGCTGATGGACCAGGAATATCAAAACGAAGTGGCTATTGCAGAGGAACAAAAAGCAAAACTGCTGGCCTCCCAGCCTGCACTGGCCATTGATGAAAATAACCTGGTATATGAAGCGGATGAACAAATAATTAAAAACGGCCGGCAGGTGTATGTGGTGAATTGTGCCTCATGCCACATGCCTGACGGGCAGGGGAACATTGGCCCCAACCTGACGGATGAATACTGGCTTCATGGCGGCAGCGTTACCGATATTTATAAAGTAATTAAAAACGGAGTGCAGGAGAAGGGAATGATTCCGTGGGGTCCGGTGTTATCTCCGCAGCAGATACGCGATGTTACCTTTTACATCAAGAGCATTAAGGGAAGCAACCCGCCAAACCCGAAAGCTCCGCAGGGTGAATTGTACAAGGAAGAAACCACTCCGGCCACAAGCGAAGGAGCCTCCATGTAA
- a CDS encoding cbb3-type cytochrome c oxidase subunit 3, with protein MYKNVLQQIDNVQVWPIISFVIFFLFFLFLLWYVFTADKSFIRYMKEMPLNENNDPQSVTEKTSKS; from the coding sequence ATGTATAAAAACGTGCTTCAGCAGATTGATAACGTACAGGTATGGCCCATCATATCGTTCGTGATTTTCTTCCTGTTCTTCCTTTTTCTTTTATGGTATGTTTTTACAGCCGATAAAAGTTTTATCCGCTACATGAAAGAAATGCCCCTGAATGAAAATAATGACCCGCAATCCGTAACCGAAAAAACCAGCAAGTCATGA
- the ccoN gene encoding cytochrome-c oxidase, cbb3-type subunit I — protein sequence MELDKFSYDNKIVKAFIIATVIFGLVGMLVGLTIALQLVWPVFNFELQYTSFGRIRPLHTNAVIFAFVGNAMFAGVYYSMQRLLKTRMFSDTLSWIHFWLWQLIILAAAITLPLGLTTSKEYAELEWPIDIAITLIWVVFGWNMIGTILNRREKHMYVAIWFYIATFVTVAVLHIVNSFEMPVSLFKSYSWYAGVQDALVQWWYGHNAVAFFLTTPYLGMMYYFLPKAANRPVYSYRLSIIHFWSLIFIYIWAGPHHLLYSTLPDWAQSLGTVFSVMLIAPSWGGMLNGLMTLRGAWDRVREDVVLKFMVVAVTAYGMATLEGPLLSLKNVNAIAHFTDWIVAHVHVGGLGWNGFLIFGMLYWLVPRMWNTKIWSNKLANFHFWIGTLGIIFYALPMYISGVTQSLMWKEFNPEGFLVYKNFLETTVQILPMHMLRAFGGLLYLTGAIVMTYNLVKTAYAGSFIANEAAEAAPLVKTESSGGGWHHWLESKPVLFSALALVSILIGGIVEMVPTFLIKSNVPTISSVKPYTPLELHGRDIYIREGCVSCHSQLVRPFRSEVERYDPLGGEYSKSGEYVYDHPFLWGSKRTGPDLHRLGGKYSDSWHYNHMLAPDAVSTGSIMPAYPWLFEQVIDKSTTASKIKALRTIGVPYEEGYESRANDDLDMQARRMAENLQLEGIEVEPDAEIIALIAYLQRLGKDIKASKTADNNLSTGNQ from the coding sequence ATGGAACTCGACAAATTCAGTTACGATAACAAAATCGTAAAAGCATTTATTATTGCCACCGTTATTTTCGGCCTGGTGGGCATGTTGGTGGGCCTTACCATTGCCCTCCAGTTGGTTTGGCCGGTATTTAATTTCGAACTTCAGTACACATCATTCGGGCGTATCAGGCCGCTGCACACCAATGCGGTAATCTTTGCCTTTGTAGGCAATGCCATGTTTGCCGGAGTGTATTATTCTATGCAGCGGTTGCTTAAAACCCGCATGTTCAGCGACACACTCAGCTGGATTCACTTTTGGCTCTGGCAATTGATAATTCTTGCCGCTGCCATTACCTTACCGCTGGGGCTTACCACATCAAAAGAATATGCCGAACTGGAATGGCCCATTGACATTGCCATTACGTTAATCTGGGTTGTTTTTGGCTGGAACATGATCGGAACCATCCTGAACCGCAGGGAAAAGCACATGTATGTGGCCATCTGGTTTTACATCGCCACGTTTGTTACCGTAGCTGTACTGCATATTGTTAATTCCTTCGAAATGCCGGTAAGCTTGTTCAAAAGTTACTCCTGGTATGCCGGTGTGCAGGATGCCCTGGTGCAATGGTGGTATGGGCACAATGCCGTGGCTTTCTTTCTTACCACACCTTACCTCGGCATGATGTACTACTTTCTGCCCAAAGCAGCCAACCGCCCGGTATATTCATACCGGTTATCGATAATACACTTCTGGTCGCTGATCTTTATATACATCTGGGCTGGTCCGCACCACTTACTTTATTCAACATTACCGGATTGGGCGCAATCACTCGGAACGGTATTTTCGGTGATGCTTATTGCGCCTTCATGGGGCGGTATGCTTAACGGGTTAATGACCCTGCGCGGAGCGTGGGACCGCGTGCGCGAAGATGTAGTGCTGAAGTTTATGGTGGTGGCCGTTACCGCGTACGGCATGGCTACACTGGAAGGTCCGTTGCTGTCGCTTAAAAATGTAAATGCCATTGCCCACTTTACCGATTGGATTGTGGCGCACGTACACGTAGGCGGTCTGGGCTGGAACGGCTTCCTGATTTTCGGTATGCTGTACTGGCTGGTACCCCGCATGTGGAATACCAAAATCTGGTCGAATAAACTGGCCAACTTCCATTTCTGGATTGGCACCCTGGGTATCATCTTTTATGCCCTTCCGATGTATATCTCGGGTGTTACCCAAAGCCTGATGTGGAAAGAGTTTAACCCCGAAGGCTTTTTGGTATACAAAAACTTTCTTGAAACCACCGTGCAGATTTTACCCATGCACATGCTGCGTGCATTTGGCGGTTTGCTATACCTGACAGGCGCAATTGTAATGACCTATAACCTGGTTAAAACCGCGTATGCCGGAAGTTTCATTGCTAACGAAGCAGCCGAAGCGGCCCCGCTGGTTAAAACAGAATCAAGCGGTGGCGGCTGGCACCACTGGCTGGAGAGCAAACCGGTATTATTCTCGGCTTTGGCCCTGGTGTCAATACTGATTGGCGGTATTGTTGAGATGGTGCCCACTTTCCTGATTAAATCAAATGTGCCGACTATTTCCAGTGTTAAGCCCTACACTCCGCTTGAACTGCACGGCCGCGATATTTACATACGCGAAGGATGCGTAAGCTGCCACTCGCAACTCGTTCGCCCGTTCCGTTCGGAGGTGGAGCGGTACGATCCGCTGGGTGGCGAATACTCCAAGTCGGGTGAATATGTTTACGACCATCCGTTTCTGTGGGGGTCAAAACGTACCGGCCCCGACTTGCACCGCCTGGGCGGCAAGTATTCGGATAGCTGGCATTACAACCACATGCTAGCGCCCGATGCCGTATCAACCGGTTCGATTATGCCGGCCTATCCGTGGCTGTTTGAGCAGGTGATTGATAAGAGTACCACGGCTTCCAAAATAAAGGCCCTTCGCACGATAGGGGTACCGTATGAAGAAGGATACGAGAGCAGGGCTAATGATGATTTGGATATGCAAGCCAGGCGCATGGCCGAAAACCTGCAGTTGGAGGGCATTGAAGTAGAGCCGGATGCTGAAATTATTGCGCTGATCGCCTACTTGCAGCGGTTGGGTAAGGATATTAAAGCATCAAAGACAGCCGATAATAATTTGTCAACGGGTAACCAGTAA